The following coding sequences are from one Passer domesticus isolate bPasDom1 chromosome 11, bPasDom1.hap1, whole genome shotgun sequence window:
- the KIF1A gene encoding kinesin-like protein KIF1A isoform X1, whose product MAGASVKVAVRVRPFNSREMSRESKCIIQMSGSTTTILNPKQPKETPKSFSFDYSYWSHTTPADINYASQKQVYRDIGEEMLQHAFEGYNVCIFAYGQTGAGKSYTMMGKQEKDQQGIIPQLCEDLFSRINDTTNDNMSYSVEVSYMEIYCERVRDLLNPKNKGNLRVREHPLMGPYVEDLSKLAVTSYNDIQDLMDSGNKARTVAATNMNETSSRSHAVFNIIFTQKRHDAETDITTEKVSKISLVDLAGSERADSTGAKGTRLKEGANINKSLTTLGKVISALAEMDSGPNKNKKKKKTDFIPYRDSVLTWLLRENLGGNSRTAMVAALSPADINYDETLSTLRYADRAKQIRCNAVINEDPNNKLIRELKDEVARLRDLLYAQGLGDIIDTHPAAGGSKYVSDFENNNDARGAELSQRHDNLSTVTNAIAGISPSSSLSALSSRAASVASLHERIMFAPGSEEAIERLKETEKIIAELNETWEEKLRRTEAIRMEREALLAEMGVAMREDGGTLGVFSPKKTPHLVNLNEDPLMSECLLYYIKDGITRVGREDAEKRQDIVLSGHFIKEEHCLFRSDTKSGGEVIVTLEPCEGADTYVNGKKVTEPSVLRSGNRIIMGKSHVFRFNHPEQARQERERTPCAETPAEPVDWAFAQRELLEKQGIDMKQEMEQRLQELEDQYRREREEANYLLEQQRLDYESKLEALQKQMDSRYYPEANEEEEEPEDEVQWTEREFELALWAFRKWKWYQFTSLRDLLWGNAIFLKEANAISVELKKKVQFQFVLLTDTLYSPLPPDLLPPDAAKDREKRPFPRTIVAVEVQDQKNGATHYWTLEKLRQRLDLMREMYDRAAEVPSSVIEDCDNVVTGGDPFYDRFPWFRLVGSSDISGCNSSPLFNTCMSERMADLTPSPTFSNPDSDITEPADEQHQGQEEEEEEEEEEDLEEDIFPECPLCDGRDPFYDRFPLFSLVGRAFVYLSNLLYPVPLVHRVAIVSEKGEVKGFLRVAVQAISADEEAPDYGSGVRQSGTAKISFDDQHFEKFQSESCPAVGMSRSGTSQEELRIVEGQGQVSDVGPSADEVNNNTCAVTPEDLLDSPEKPAADGPLEVALDHLKLGSIFTFRVTVLQASSISAEYADIFCQFNFIHRHDEAFSTEPLKNTGRGPPLGFYHVQNIAVEVTKSFIEYIKSQPIVFEVFGHYQQHPFPPLCKDVLSPLRPSRRHFPRVMPLSKPVPATKLSTMTRPSAGPCQCKYDLMVFFEICELEANGDYIPAVVDHRGGMPCHGTFLLHQGIQRRISVTLVHETGSLIRWKEVRELVVGRIRNTPEADESLIDPNILSLNILSSGYIHPSQDDRQFLDSDMPSISLGNDTRTFYQFEAAWDSSMHNSLLLNRVTPYREKIYITLSAYIEMENCTQPAVITKDFCMVFYSRDAKLPASRSIRNLFGSGSLRASESNRVTGVYELSLCRVADAGSPGMQRRRRRVLDTSVAYVRGEENLAGWRPRSDSLILDHQWELEKLSLLQEVEKTRHYLLLREKLETTQRLGMETLSPCSSEDSESRSTSCISSPLSADGAPESRTSPPETPSERQKELAVKCLRLLTHTFNREYSHSHVCISASESKLSEMSVTLMRDPSMPALGVTTLTPSSTCPSLVEGCYNAMEVRPPQVSSRAESPELEPVVEGEQKKSPARRPEEEKEPQRLLVPDIQEIRVSPIVSKKGYLHFLEPHTNGWVKRFVVVRRPYVYIYNTDKDAVERAILNLSKAQVEYSEDQQAMLKTPNTFAVCTEHRGILLQASSDKDMHDWLYAFNPLLAGSIRSKLSRRRTAQMRI is encoded by the exons ATGGCGGGAGCGTCCGTGAAGGTGGCAGTGCGCGTCCGGCCCTTCAACTCCCGGGAGATGAGCCGGGAGTCCAAGTGCATCATCCAGATGTCAGGAAGCACCACCA CTATCCTGAacccaaaacagcccaaagAGACACCAAAAAGCTTCAGCTTTGACTATTCCTACTGGTCCCACACTACG CCTGCAGACATCAACTATGCATCCCAGAAGCAAGTGTACCGGGACATTGGCGAGGAGATGCTGCAGCATGCCTTTGAAGGCTACAACGTGTGCATCTTCGCCTACGGGCAGACAGGAGCTGGCAAATCCTACACCATGATGGGCAAGCAGGAGAAGGACCAGCAAGGCATCATCCCACAG CTGTGCGAGGACCTCTTCTCCCGCATCAACGACACCACCAACGACAACATGTCCTATTCTGTGGAG GTGAGCTACATGGAGATCTACTGTGAGCGCGTGAGGGACCTGCTGAACCCCAAGAACAAGGGGAACCTGCGGGTGAGGGAGCACCCCCTTATGGGTCCGTATGTTGAGGACCTTTCCAAGCTGGCTGTGACCTCCTACAATGACATCCAGGACCTTATGGACTCTGGAAACAAAGCCCG cacagtggcTGCTACCAACATGAATGAGACCAGCAGCCGCTCCCACGCCGTGTTCAACATCATCTTCACGCAGAAGCGGCACGACGCCGAGACAGACATCACCACTGAGAAG GTCAGCAAAATCAGCTTGGTGGACCTGGCTGGGAGTGAGCGAGCTGATTCCACAGGTGCCAAGGGCACAAGGCTAAAG GAAGGAGCAAACATCAACAAGTCCTTGACCACTCTGGGGAAAGTCATCTCTGCCCTGGCAGAAATG GACTCAGGGCCCAACAAG aacaagaagaagaagaagacagATTTCATCCCGTACCGAGACTCGGTGCTGACCTGGCTGCTGCGGGAGAACCTGG GAGGCAACTCCAGAACTGCCATGGTGGCTGCTCTCAGTCCTGCTGACATCAACTACGATGAGACCCTCAGCACCCTCAG GTATGCCGACCGTGCCAAGCAGATCCGCTGCAATGCTGTCATCAATGAGGACCCCAACAACAAGCTCATCCGGGAGCTGAAGGACGAGGTGGCACGCCTGCGTGACCTTCTCTACGCCCAGGGCCTCGGGGACATCATTGACA CCCATCCTGCTGCGGGAGGATCCAAAT ATGTGTCCGACTTTGAGAACAATAATGATGCTCGAGGGGCAGAGCTGAGTCAGCGCCATGACAATCTCTCCACAGTGACCAATGCCATCGCTGGGATCAGCCcttcttcctccctctctgCCTTGTCCAGCCGTGCTGCCTCTGTGGCCAGCCTCCACGAGCGCATCATGTTTGCTCCAGGCAGCGAAGAGGCAATTGAAAGGCTCAAG GAAACAGAGAAGATCATTGCAGAGCTGAACGAGACGTGGGAGGAGAAGCTGCGCAGGACAGAAGCGATACGGATGGAGAG AGAAGCGTTGCTGGCCGAAATGGGGGTGGCCATGAGGGAGGATGGAGGCACCTTGGGTGTATTTTCTCCTAAAAAG ACACCACACTTGGTCAACCTCAATGAGGATCCGCTCATGTCCGAGTGTCTGCTCTACTACATCAAGGATGGGATAACAAG GGTTGGCCGGGAAGATGCTGAGAAGAGGCAGGACATCGTTCTCAGCGGGCACTTCATTAAAGAGGAGCACTGCCTGTTCCGCAGCGACACCAAATCTGGTGGTGAAG TGATAGTGACCCTGGAGCCCTGTGAAGGCGCTGACACCTACGTGAATGGCAAAAAGGTGACGGAGCCCAGCGTCCTGCGCTCAG GAAACCGCATCATCATGGGCAAGAGCCACGTCTTCCGCTTCAACCACCCCGAGCAGGCTCGGCAGGAGCGCGAGCGGACGCCGTGCGCCGAGACCCCCGCCGAGCCCGTGGACTgggcctttgcccagagagagctgctggagaagcaaGGCATCGACATGAAGCAGGAGATGGAGCAGCG tctccaggagctggaggacCAGTACCGGAGAGAGCGGGAAGAGGCAAATTACCTTCTGGAACAGCAGAGACTG GACTATGAGAGCAAACTGGAGGCACTGCAGAAGCAGATGGATTCTAGGTATTACCCTGAGGcaaatgaggaggaggaagaaccTGAGGATGAAG TGCAGTGGACCGAGCGGGAATTCGAGCTCGCCCTCTGGGCCTTTAGGAAGTGGAAGTGGTACCAGTTCACCTCCCTCCGTGACCTGCTCTGGGGCAACGCTATCTTCCTCAAGGAAGCCAATGCCATCAGCGTGGAGCTGAAAAAGAAG GTCCAGTTCCAGTTTGTGCTCCTCACGGACACGCTGTACTCGCCTCTCCCTCCCGACCTGCTGCCTCCCGATGCTGCCAAGGACCGGGAGAAGCGGCCGTTCCCGCGCACCATCGTGGCTGTGGAGGTGCAGGACCAGAAGAACGGGGCAACGCATTACTGGACCCTGGAGAAGCTGAG gcagcgCCTGGACCTGATGCGCGAGATGTACGACCGAGCAGCAGAGGTGCCTTCCAGCGTCATCGAGGACTGTGACAATGTGGTGACTGGCGGAGACCCTTTCTACGACCGCTTTCCCTGGTTCAGGCTGGTGGGCAG TTCAGATATCTCTGGCTGCAACAGCTCTCCTCTTTTCAACACATGCATGAGCGAGCGCATGGCTGATCTCACCCCCTCCCCTACCTTCTCGAACCCCGACTCCGACATCACCGAGCCTGCTGACGAGCAGCaccaggggcaggaggaggaggaggaggaggaggaggaggaggacctGGAGGAAGACATCTTTCCGGAGTGCCCGCTGTGTGATGGCCGGGATCCATTTTACGACCGCTTCCCCCTGTTCAGTTTAGTAGGAAG GGCCTTTGTCTACCTGAGCAACCTCCTGTACCCCGTGCCCCTGGTGCACCGCGTGGCCATCGTCAGCGAGAAGGGCGAGGTGAAGGGCTTCCTGCGCGTGGCTGTCCAGGCCATCTCAG CGGATGAAGAAGCCCCTGACTATGGCTCTGGTGTGCGGCAGTCGGGGACGGCCAAGATCTCCTTTGACGACCAGCACTTTGAGAAG TTCCAGTCAGAGTCGTGCCCAGCTGTGGGGATGTCTCGCTCGGGGACCTCTCAGGAGGAGCTGCGCATCGTGGAGGGCCAGGGCCAGGTCAGCGACGTGGGTCCGTCCGCCGATGAAGTCAACAACAACACCTGTGCAG TGACCCCAGAGGATCTTCTGGACAGCCCAGAGAAGCCTGCAGCAGACGGGCCACTGGAGGTGGCTTTGGACCACCTGAAGCTGGGCAGCATCTTCACTTTCCGAGTGACAGTCCTGCAAGCCTCCAGCATCTCTGCAGAATACGCTGACATCTTCTGCCAGTTCAA ctTCATCCATCGCCATGATGAGGCCTTTTCAACAGAACCCTTGAAGAACACAGGACGGGGGCCACCCCTGGGCTTCTACCACGTCCAGAAT ATCGCTGTGGAGGTGACAAAATCTTTCATCGAGTACATCAAGAGCCAGCCAATTGTGTTCGAGGTGTTTGGCCATTACCAGCAGCACCCCTTCCCACCTCTCTGCAAGGATGTCCTGAG cccactgaggccatcccgaCGCCACTTCCCTCGTGTGATGCCACTGTCCAAACCAG TGCCTGCGACAAAGCTGAGCACCATGACCCGGCCCAGTGCTGGCCCCTGCCAGTGCAAGTATGACCTGATGGTCTTCTTTGAGATCTGTGAGCTGGAGGCCAATGGAGA CTACATCCCTGCTGTTGTGGACCACCGTGGGGGCATGCCATGCCATGGGACATTCCTCCTTCATCAG GGCATCCAGAGGAGAATCAGTGTCACCTTGGTGCATGAAACGGGCAGCCTCATCCGCTGGAAGGAAGTGCGGGAGCTGGTTGTGG GTCGAATCCGGAACACGCCAGAGGCAGACGAGTCACTCATCGACCCCAACATTCTGTCCCTGAACATCCTCTCCTCCGGCTACATCCACCCCTCCCAGGACGACCG GCAGTTTCTTGATTCGGATATGCCTAG CATTTCGCTGGGAAATGACACTAG gACTTTCTACCAGTTTGAGGCGGCGTGGGATAGCTCCATGCACAACTCGCTGCTGCTCAACCGTGTCACCCCTTACCGGGAGAAGATCTACATCACCCTGTCAGCTTACATCGAG ATGGAGAACTGCACTCAGCCCGCCGTCATCACCAAAGACTTCTGCATGGTTTTCTACTCCCGGGATGCCAAACTTCCTGCCTCGCGCTCCATCCGCAATCTTTTTGGCAGCGGCAGCCTGCGGGCTTCTGAGAG CAACCGCGTGACAGGAGTCTACGAGCTCAGCCTCTGCCGCGTGGCTGATGCCGGCAGCCCAG GCATGCAGAGAAGGCGCCGGCGTGTGCTGGACACCTCAGTAGCCTACGTCCGGGGAGAGGAGAACCTGGCTGGCTGGCGGCCTCGCAGTGACAGCCTCATCCTTGACCATCAGTGGGAGCTGGAGAAACTCAGCCTTCTGCAAGAA GTGGAGAAGACAAGACACTACCTGTTACTGCGCGAGAAGCTGGAGACCACCCAGCGCCTGGGCATGGAGACCCTGTCCCCCTGCTCCAGTGAGGATTCTGAGTCCCGAAGCACATCCTGCATCTCTTCCCCACTCTCTGCTGATGGAGCACCTGAAAGCCGCACCTCtccccctgagacccccagcGAGAGGCAGAAGGAGCTGGCTGTGAAG TGTTTGCGCCTGCTCACACACACCTTCAACAGGGAGTACAGCCACAGCCACGTCTGCATCAGCGCCAGCGAGAGCAAG CTGTCTGAAATGTCCGTGACCTTGATGAGAGACCCTTCCATGCCAGCTCTTGGGGTCACCACTCTCACCCCCTCCTCGACCTGCCCCTCACTGGTGGAAGGATGTTACAATGCCATGGAGGTCAG acccccccaggTTTCCTCCAGGGCAGAGAGCCCCGAACTGGAGCCTGTGGTAGAAGGAGAGCAGAAGAAGTCCCCAGCCCGCCGGcctgaggaggagaaggagccccaGCGGTTGCTGGTGCCCGACATCCAGGAGATTCGAGTCAG TCCCATCGTCTCCAAAAAGGGCTACCTGCACTTCCTGGAGCCTCACACCAACGGATGGGTGAAACGCTTCGTGGTGGTCCGGCGTCCCTACGTCTACATCTACAACACGGACAAGGACGCGGTCGAGAGGGCCATCCTCAACCTCTCCAAGGCGCAGGTGGAGTACAGCGAGGACCAGCAGGCCATGCTCAAG ACCCCGAACACATTTGCGGTGTGCACGGAGCACCggggcatcctgctgcaggcGAGCAGTGACAAAGACATGCACGACTGGCTCTATGCTTTCAACCCTCTCCTGGCTGGATCCATAAG ATCCAAGCTGTCAAGAAGGAGAACAGCCCAGATGAGAATCTAA
- the KIF1A gene encoding kinesin-like protein KIF1A isoform X17: MAGASVKVAVRVRPFNSREMSRESKCIIQMSGSTTTILNPKQPKETPKSFSFDYSYWSHTTPADINYASQKQVYRDIGEEMLQHAFEGYNVCIFAYGQTGAGKSYTMMGKQEKDQQGIIPQLCEDLFSRINDTTNDNMSYSVEVSYMEIYCERVRDLLNPKNKGNLRVREHPLMGPYVEDLSKLAVTSYNDIQDLMDSGNKARTVAATNMNETSSRSHAVFNIIFTQKRHDAETDITTEKVSKISLVDLAGSERADSTGAKGTRLKEGANINKSLTTLGKVISALAEMDSGPNKNKKKKKTDFIPYRDSVLTWLLRENLGGNSRTAMVAALSPADINYDETLSTLRYADRAKQIRCNAVINEDPNNKLIRELKDEVARLRDLLYAQGLGDIIDNVSDFENNNDARGAELSQRHDNLSTVTNAIAGISPSSSLSALSSRAASVASLHERIMFAPGSEEAIERLKETEKIIAELNETWEEKLRRTEAIRMEREALLAEMGVAMREDGGTLGVFSPKKTPHLVNLNEDPLMSECLLYYIKDGITRVGREDAEKRQDIVLSGHFIKEEHCLFRSDTKSGGEVIVTLEPCEGADTYVNGKKVTEPSVLRSGNRIIMGKSHVFRFNHPEQARQERERTPCAETPAEPVDWAFAQRELLEKQGIDMKQEMEQRLQELEDQYRREREEANYLLEQQRLDYESKLEALQKQMDSRYYPEANEEEEEPEDEVQWTEREFELALWAFRKWKWYQFTSLRDLLWGNAIFLKEANAISVELKKKVQFQFVLLTDTLYSPLPPDLLPPDAAKDREKRPFPRTIVAVEVQDQKNGATHYWTLEKLRQRLDLMREMYDRAAEVPSSVIEDCDNVVTGGDPFYDRFPWFRLVGRAFVYLSNLLYPVPLVHRVAIVSEKGEVKGFLRVAVQAISADEEAPDYGSGVRQSGTAKISFDDQHFEKFQSESCPAVGMSRSGTSQEELRIVEGQGQVSDVGPSADEVNNNTCAVTPEDLLDSPEKPAADGPLEVALDHLKLGSIFTFRVTVLQASSISAEYADIFCQFNFIHRHDEAFSTEPLKNTGRGPPLGFYHVQNIAVEVTKSFIEYIKSQPIVFEVFGHYQQHPFPPLCKDVLSPLRPSRRHFPRVMPLSKPVPATKLSTMTRPSAGPCQCKYDLMVFFEICELEANGDYIPAVVDHRGGMPCHGTFLLHQGIQRRISVTLVHETGSLIRWKEVRELVVGRIRNTPEADESLIDPNILSLNILSSGYIHPSQDDRQFLDSDMPRTFYQFEAAWDSSMHNSLLLNRVTPYREKIYITLSAYIEMENCTQPAVITKDFCMVFYSRDAKLPASRSIRNLFGSGSLRASESNRVTGVYELSLCRVADAGSPGMQRRRRRVLDTSVAYVRGEENLAGWRPRSDSLILDHQWELEKLSLLQEVEKTRHYLLLREKLETTQRLGMETLSPCSSEDSESRSTSCISSPLSADGAPESRTSPPETPSERQKELAVKCLRLLTHTFNREYSHSHVCISASESKLSEMSVTLMRDPSMPALGVTTLTPSSTCPSLVEGCYNAMEVRPPQVSSRAESPELEPVVEGEQKKSPARRPEEEKEPQRLLVPDIQEIRVSPIVSKKGYLHFLEPHTNGWVKRFVVVRRPYVYIYNTDKDAVERAILNLSKAQVEYSEDQQAMLKTPNTFAVCTEHRGILLQASSDKDMHDWLYAFNPLLAGSIRSKLSRRRTAQMRI, translated from the exons ATGGCGGGAGCGTCCGTGAAGGTGGCAGTGCGCGTCCGGCCCTTCAACTCCCGGGAGATGAGCCGGGAGTCCAAGTGCATCATCCAGATGTCAGGAAGCACCACCA CTATCCTGAacccaaaacagcccaaagAGACACCAAAAAGCTTCAGCTTTGACTATTCCTACTGGTCCCACACTACG CCTGCAGACATCAACTATGCATCCCAGAAGCAAGTGTACCGGGACATTGGCGAGGAGATGCTGCAGCATGCCTTTGAAGGCTACAACGTGTGCATCTTCGCCTACGGGCAGACAGGAGCTGGCAAATCCTACACCATGATGGGCAAGCAGGAGAAGGACCAGCAAGGCATCATCCCACAG CTGTGCGAGGACCTCTTCTCCCGCATCAACGACACCACCAACGACAACATGTCCTATTCTGTGGAG GTGAGCTACATGGAGATCTACTGTGAGCGCGTGAGGGACCTGCTGAACCCCAAGAACAAGGGGAACCTGCGGGTGAGGGAGCACCCCCTTATGGGTCCGTATGTTGAGGACCTTTCCAAGCTGGCTGTGACCTCCTACAATGACATCCAGGACCTTATGGACTCTGGAAACAAAGCCCG cacagtggcTGCTACCAACATGAATGAGACCAGCAGCCGCTCCCACGCCGTGTTCAACATCATCTTCACGCAGAAGCGGCACGACGCCGAGACAGACATCACCACTGAGAAG GTCAGCAAAATCAGCTTGGTGGACCTGGCTGGGAGTGAGCGAGCTGATTCCACAGGTGCCAAGGGCACAAGGCTAAAG GAAGGAGCAAACATCAACAAGTCCTTGACCACTCTGGGGAAAGTCATCTCTGCCCTGGCAGAAATG GACTCAGGGCCCAACAAG aacaagaagaagaagaagacagATTTCATCCCGTACCGAGACTCGGTGCTGACCTGGCTGCTGCGGGAGAACCTGG GAGGCAACTCCAGAACTGCCATGGTGGCTGCTCTCAGTCCTGCTGACATCAACTACGATGAGACCCTCAGCACCCTCAG GTATGCCGACCGTGCCAAGCAGATCCGCTGCAATGCTGTCATCAATGAGGACCCCAACAACAAGCTCATCCGGGAGCTGAAGGACGAGGTGGCACGCCTGCGTGACCTTCTCTACGCCCAGGGCCTCGGGGACATCATTGACA ATGTGTCCGACTTTGAGAACAATAATGATGCTCGAGGGGCAGAGCTGAGTCAGCGCCATGACAATCTCTCCACAGTGACCAATGCCATCGCTGGGATCAGCCcttcttcctccctctctgCCTTGTCCAGCCGTGCTGCCTCTGTGGCCAGCCTCCACGAGCGCATCATGTTTGCTCCAGGCAGCGAAGAGGCAATTGAAAGGCTCAAG GAAACAGAGAAGATCATTGCAGAGCTGAACGAGACGTGGGAGGAGAAGCTGCGCAGGACAGAAGCGATACGGATGGAGAG AGAAGCGTTGCTGGCCGAAATGGGGGTGGCCATGAGGGAGGATGGAGGCACCTTGGGTGTATTTTCTCCTAAAAAG ACACCACACTTGGTCAACCTCAATGAGGATCCGCTCATGTCCGAGTGTCTGCTCTACTACATCAAGGATGGGATAACAAG GGTTGGCCGGGAAGATGCTGAGAAGAGGCAGGACATCGTTCTCAGCGGGCACTTCATTAAAGAGGAGCACTGCCTGTTCCGCAGCGACACCAAATCTGGTGGTGAAG TGATAGTGACCCTGGAGCCCTGTGAAGGCGCTGACACCTACGTGAATGGCAAAAAGGTGACGGAGCCCAGCGTCCTGCGCTCAG GAAACCGCATCATCATGGGCAAGAGCCACGTCTTCCGCTTCAACCACCCCGAGCAGGCTCGGCAGGAGCGCGAGCGGACGCCGTGCGCCGAGACCCCCGCCGAGCCCGTGGACTgggcctttgcccagagagagctgctggagaagcaaGGCATCGACATGAAGCAGGAGATGGAGCAGCG tctccaggagctggaggacCAGTACCGGAGAGAGCGGGAAGAGGCAAATTACCTTCTGGAACAGCAGAGACTG GACTATGAGAGCAAACTGGAGGCACTGCAGAAGCAGATGGATTCTAGGTATTACCCTGAGGcaaatgaggaggaggaagaaccTGAGGATGAAG TGCAGTGGACCGAGCGGGAATTCGAGCTCGCCCTCTGGGCCTTTAGGAAGTGGAAGTGGTACCAGTTCACCTCCCTCCGTGACCTGCTCTGGGGCAACGCTATCTTCCTCAAGGAAGCCAATGCCATCAGCGTGGAGCTGAAAAAGAAG GTCCAGTTCCAGTTTGTGCTCCTCACGGACACGCTGTACTCGCCTCTCCCTCCCGACCTGCTGCCTCCCGATGCTGCCAAGGACCGGGAGAAGCGGCCGTTCCCGCGCACCATCGTGGCTGTGGAGGTGCAGGACCAGAAGAACGGGGCAACGCATTACTGGACCCTGGAGAAGCTGAG gcagcgCCTGGACCTGATGCGCGAGATGTACGACCGAGCAGCAGAGGTGCCTTCCAGCGTCATCGAGGACTGTGACAATGTGGTGACTGGCGGAGACCCTTTCTACGACCGCTTTCCCTGGTTCAGGCTGGTGGGCAG GGCCTTTGTCTACCTGAGCAACCTCCTGTACCCCGTGCCCCTGGTGCACCGCGTGGCCATCGTCAGCGAGAAGGGCGAGGTGAAGGGCTTCCTGCGCGTGGCTGTCCAGGCCATCTCAG CGGATGAAGAAGCCCCTGACTATGGCTCTGGTGTGCGGCAGTCGGGGACGGCCAAGATCTCCTTTGACGACCAGCACTTTGAGAAG TTCCAGTCAGAGTCGTGCCCAGCTGTGGGGATGTCTCGCTCGGGGACCTCTCAGGAGGAGCTGCGCATCGTGGAGGGCCAGGGCCAGGTCAGCGACGTGGGTCCGTCCGCCGATGAAGTCAACAACAACACCTGTGCAG TGACCCCAGAGGATCTTCTGGACAGCCCAGAGAAGCCTGCAGCAGACGGGCCACTGGAGGTGGCTTTGGACCACCTGAAGCTGGGCAGCATCTTCACTTTCCGAGTGACAGTCCTGCAAGCCTCCAGCATCTCTGCAGAATACGCTGACATCTTCTGCCAGTTCAA ctTCATCCATCGCCATGATGAGGCCTTTTCAACAGAACCCTTGAAGAACACAGGACGGGGGCCACCCCTGGGCTTCTACCACGTCCAGAAT ATCGCTGTGGAGGTGACAAAATCTTTCATCGAGTACATCAAGAGCCAGCCAATTGTGTTCGAGGTGTTTGGCCATTACCAGCAGCACCCCTTCCCACCTCTCTGCAAGGATGTCCTGAG cccactgaggccatcccgaCGCCACTTCCCTCGTGTGATGCCACTGTCCAAACCAG TGCCTGCGACAAAGCTGAGCACCATGACCCGGCCCAGTGCTGGCCCCTGCCAGTGCAAGTATGACCTGATGGTCTTCTTTGAGATCTGTGAGCTGGAGGCCAATGGAGA CTACATCCCTGCTGTTGTGGACCACCGTGGGGGCATGCCATGCCATGGGACATTCCTCCTTCATCAG GGCATCCAGAGGAGAATCAGTGTCACCTTGGTGCATGAAACGGGCAGCCTCATCCGCTGGAAGGAAGTGCGGGAGCTGGTTGTGG GTCGAATCCGGAACACGCCAGAGGCAGACGAGTCACTCATCGACCCCAACATTCTGTCCCTGAACATCCTCTCCTCCGGCTACATCCACCCCTCCCAGGACGACCG GCAGTTTCTTGATTCGGATATGCCTAG gACTTTCTACCAGTTTGAGGCGGCGTGGGATAGCTCCATGCACAACTCGCTGCTGCTCAACCGTGTCACCCCTTACCGGGAGAAGATCTACATCACCCTGTCAGCTTACATCGAG ATGGAGAACTGCACTCAGCCCGCCGTCATCACCAAAGACTTCTGCATGGTTTTCTACTCCCGGGATGCCAAACTTCCTGCCTCGCGCTCCATCCGCAATCTTTTTGGCAGCGGCAGCCTGCGGGCTTCTGAGAG CAACCGCGTGACAGGAGTCTACGAGCTCAGCCTCTGCCGCGTGGCTGATGCCGGCAGCCCAG GCATGCAGAGAAGGCGCCGGCGTGTGCTGGACACCTCAGTAGCCTACGTCCGGGGAGAGGAGAACCTGGCTGGCTGGCGGCCTCGCAGTGACAGCCTCATCCTTGACCATCAGTGGGAGCTGGAGAAACTCAGCCTTCTGCAAGAA GTGGAGAAGACAAGACACTACCTGTTACTGCGCGAGAAGCTGGAGACCACCCAGCGCCTGGGCATGGAGACCCTGTCCCCCTGCTCCAGTGAGGATTCTGAGTCCCGAAGCACATCCTGCATCTCTTCCCCACTCTCTGCTGATGGAGCACCTGAAAGCCGCACCTCtccccctgagacccccagcGAGAGGCAGAAGGAGCTGGCTGTGAAG TGTTTGCGCCTGCTCACACACACCTTCAACAGGGAGTACAGCCACAGCCACGTCTGCATCAGCGCCAGCGAGAGCAAG CTGTCTGAAATGTCCGTGACCTTGATGAGAGACCCTTCCATGCCAGCTCTTGGGGTCACCACTCTCACCCCCTCCTCGACCTGCCCCTCACTGGTGGAAGGATGTTACAATGCCATGGAGGTCAG acccccccaggTTTCCTCCAGGGCAGAGAGCCCCGAACTGGAGCCTGTGGTAGAAGGAGAGCAGAAGAAGTCCCCAGCCCGCCGGcctgaggaggagaaggagccccaGCGGTTGCTGGTGCCCGACATCCAGGAGATTCGAGTCAG TCCCATCGTCTCCAAAAAGGGCTACCTGCACTTCCTGGAGCCTCACACCAACGGATGGGTGAAACGCTTCGTGGTGGTCCGGCGTCCCTACGTCTACATCTACAACACGGACAAGGACGCGGTCGAGAGGGCCATCCTCAACCTCTCCAAGGCGCAGGTGGAGTACAGCGAGGACCAGCAGGCCATGCTCAAG ACCCCGAACACATTTGCGGTGTGCACGGAGCACCggggcatcctgctgcaggcGAGCAGTGACAAAGACATGCACGACTGGCTCTATGCTTTCAACCCTCTCCTGGCTGGATCCATAAG ATCCAAGCTGTCAAGAAGGAGAACAGCCCAGATGAGAATCTAA